In Macaca fascicularis isolate 582-1 chromosome X, T2T-MFA8v1.1, one DNA window encodes the following:
- the RBM10 gene encoding RNA-binding protein 10 isoform X10 — protein MHYSDPKPKINEDWLCNKCGVQNFKRREKCFKCGVPKSEAEQKLPLGTRLDQQTLPLGGRELSQGLLPLPQPYQAQGVLASQALSQGSEPSSENANDTIILRNLNPHSTMDSILGALAPYAVLSSSNVRVIKDKQTQLNRGFAFIQLSTIEAAQLLQILQALHPPLTIDGKTINVEFAKGSKRDMASNEGSRISAASVASTAIAAAQWAISQASQGGEGAWATSEEPPVDYSYYQQDEGYGNSQGTESSLYAHGYLKGTKGPGITGTKGDPTGAGPEASLEPGADSVSMQAFSRAQPGAAPGIYQQSAEASSSQGTAANSQSYTIMSPAVLKSELQSPTHPSSALPPATSPTAQESYSQYPVPDVSTYQYDETSGYYYDPQTGLYYDPNSQYYYNAQSQQYLYWDGERRTYVPALEQSADGHKETGAPSKEGKEKKEKHKTKTAQQIAKDMERWARSLNKQKENFKNSFQPISSLRDDERRESATADAGYAILEKKGALAERQHTSMDLPKLASDDRPSPPRGLVAAYSGESDSEEEQERGGPEREEKLTDWQKLACLLCRRQFPSKEALIRHQQLSGLHKQNLEIHRRAHLSENELEALEKNDMEQMKYRDRAAERREKYGIPEPPEPKRRKYGGISTASVDFEQPTRDGLGSDNIGSRMLQAMGWKEGSGLGRKKQGIVTPIEAQTRVRGSGLGARGSSYGVTSTESYKETLHKTMVTRFNEAQ, from the exons ATGCACTACAGCGACCCCAAGCCCAAGATCAATGAGGACTGGCTGTGCAATAAG TGTGGCGTCCAGAACTTCAAACGCCGAGAGAAGTGCTTCAAATGTGGCGTGCCCAAGTCAG AGGCAGAGCAGAAGCTGCCCCTCGGCACGAGACTGGATCAGCAGACACTGCCACTGGGTGGCCGGGAGCTGAGCCAGGGCCTGCTTCCCCTGCCGCAGCCCTACCAGGCCCAGGGAGTCCTGGCCTCCCAAGCCCTGTCACAAGGCTCAGAGCCAAGCTCAGAGAACGCCAATGACA CCATCATTTTGCGCAACCTGAACCCACACAGCACCATGGATTCCATCCTGGGGGCCCTGGCACCCTATGCAGTGCTGTCCTCCTCCAACGTGCGCGTCATAAAGGACAAGCAGACCCAACTGAACCGCGGCTTTGCCTTCATCCAGCTCTCCACCATC GAGGCAGCCCAGCTGCTGCAGATCCTGCAAGCCCTGCACCCACCACTCACCATCGACGGCAAGACCATCAATGTTGAGTTTGCCAAGGGTTCTAAGAG GGACATGGCCTCCAATGAAGGCAGTCGCATCAGTGCTGCCTCTGTGGCCAGCACTGCCATTGCTGCGGCCCAGTGGGCCATCTCACAG GCCTCCCAAGGTGGGGAGGGTGCCTGGGCCACCTCCGAGGAGCCGCCGGTCGACTACAGCTACTACCAACAGGATGAGGGCTATGGCAACAGCCAGGGCACAGAGTCTTCCCTCTATGCCCATGGCTACCTCAAGGGCACCAAGGGCCCTGGCATCACTGGAACCAAAGGGGACCCCACCGGAGCGG gtcctgaggcctccctagagcCTGGGGCTGACTCTGTGTCGATGCAGGCTTTCTCTCGCGCCCAGCCTGGTGCTGCCCCTGGCATCTACCAACAATCAGCCGAGGCAAGCAGCAGCCAGGGCACTGCTGCCAACAGCCAG TCGTATACCATCATGTCACCCGCTGTGCTCAAATCTGAGCTCCAGAGCCCTACCCATCCTAGTTCTGCTCTCCCACCGGCCACCAGCCCCACTGCCCAGGAATCCTACAGCCAGTACC CTGTTCCCGATGTCTCCACCTACCAGTACGATGAGACCTCCGGCTACTACTATGACCCCCAGACCGGCCTCTACTATGACCCCAACTCCCAG TATTACTACAATGCTCAAAGCCAGCAGTACCTGTACTGGGATGGGGAGAGGCGGACCTATGTTCCCGCCCTGGAGCAGTCGGCTGATGGGCATAAGGAGACGGGGGCACCCTCGAAGGAGGgcaaagagaagaaggagaagcaCAAGACCAAGACAGCTCAACAG ATTGCCAAGGACATGGAACGCTGGGCCCGCagtctcaacaaacaaaaagaaaacttcaaaaatagtTTCCAGCCTATCAGCTCCCTGCGAGATGACGAGAGGCGGGAGTCGGCCACTGCAGATGCTGGCTATGCCATCCTCGAGAAGAAG GGAGCACTAGCCGAGAGACAGCACACCAGCATGGATCTCCCGAAATTGGCCAGTGACGACCGCCCA AGCCCTCCGAGAGGGCTGGTGGCAGCCTACAGCGGGGAGAGTGACAgtgaggaggagcaggagcgtggGGGCCCCGAGCGGGAGGAGAAGCTCACCGACTGGCAGAAGCTGGCCTGTCTGCTCTGCCGACGCCAGTTCCCCAGCAAAGAGGCGCTCATCCGGCACCAGCAGCTCTCAGGGCTCCACAAG CAAAACCTTGAGATTCACCGGCGAGCCCACTTGTCAGAAAACGAGCTAGAAGCACTAGAGAAGAATGACATGGAG CAAATGAAGTACCGGGACCGTGCAGCTGAACGCAGAGAGAAGTATGGCATCCCCGAGCCGCCAGAGCCCAAGAGGAGGAAGTACGGCGGCATATCCACAGCCTCCGT AGACTTCGAGCAGCCTACTCGGGACGGGCTGGGCAGTGACAACATTGGCAGTCGCATGCTCCAGGCCATGGGCTGGAAAGAGGGCAGCGGCCTGGGCCGCAAGAAGCAGGGCATTGTAACGCCCATCGAG GCCCAAACACGGGTGCGGGGCTCCGGCCTGGGTGCACGGGGCAGCTCCTACGGGGTCACCTCAACCGAGTCCTACAAGGAGACACTGCACAAGACAATGGTGACCCGCTTCAACGAGGCCCAGTGA
- the RBM10 gene encoding RNA-binding protein 10 isoform X9, with amino-acid sequence MHYSDPKPKINEDWLCNKCGVQNFKRREKCFKCGVPKSEAEQKLPLGTRLDQQTLPLGGRELSQGLLPLPQPYQAQGVLASQALSQGSEPSSENANDTIILRNLNPHSTMDSILGALAPYAVLSSSNVRVIKDKQTQLNRGFAFIQLSTIVEAAQLLQILQALHPPLTIDGKTINVEFAKGSKRDMASNEGSRISAASVASTAIAAAQWAISQASQGGEGAWATSEEPPVDYSYYQQDEGYGNSQGTESSLYAHGYLKGTKGPGITGTKGDPTGAGPEASLEPGADSVSMQAFSRAQPGAAPGIYQQSAEASSSQGTAANSQSYTIMSPAVLKSELQSPTHPSSALPPATSPTAQESYSQYPVPDVSTYQYDETSGYYYDPQTGLYYDPNSQYYYNAQSQQYLYWDGERRTYVPALEQSADGHKETGAPSKEGKEKKEKHKTKTAQQIAKDMERWARSLNKQKENFKNSFQPISSLRDDERRESATADAGYAILEKKGALAERQHTSMDLPKLASDDRPSPPRGLVAAYSGESDSEEEQERGGPEREEKLTDWQKLACLLCRRQFPSKEALIRHQQLSGLHKQNLEIHRRAHLSENELEALEKNDMEQMKYRDRAAERREKYGIPEPPEPKRRKYGGISTASVDFEQPTRDGLGSDNIGSRMLQAMGWKEGSGLGRKKQGIVTPIEAQTRVRGSGLGARGSSYGVTSTESYKETLHKTMVTRFNEAQ; translated from the exons ATGCACTACAGCGACCCCAAGCCCAAGATCAATGAGGACTGGCTGTGCAATAAG TGTGGCGTCCAGAACTTCAAACGCCGAGAGAAGTGCTTCAAATGTGGCGTGCCCAAGTCAG AGGCAGAGCAGAAGCTGCCCCTCGGCACGAGACTGGATCAGCAGACACTGCCACTGGGTGGCCGGGAGCTGAGCCAGGGCCTGCTTCCCCTGCCGCAGCCCTACCAGGCCCAGGGAGTCCTGGCCTCCCAAGCCCTGTCACAAGGCTCAGAGCCAAGCTCAGAGAACGCCAATGACA CCATCATTTTGCGCAACCTGAACCCACACAGCACCATGGATTCCATCCTGGGGGCCCTGGCACCCTATGCAGTGCTGTCCTCCTCCAACGTGCGCGTCATAAAGGACAAGCAGACCCAACTGAACCGCGGCTTTGCCTTCATCCAGCTCTCCACCATCGTG GAGGCAGCCCAGCTGCTGCAGATCCTGCAAGCCCTGCACCCACCACTCACCATCGACGGCAAGACCATCAATGTTGAGTTTGCCAAGGGTTCTAAGAG GGACATGGCCTCCAATGAAGGCAGTCGCATCAGTGCTGCCTCTGTGGCCAGCACTGCCATTGCTGCGGCCCAGTGGGCCATCTCACAG GCCTCCCAAGGTGGGGAGGGTGCCTGGGCCACCTCCGAGGAGCCGCCGGTCGACTACAGCTACTACCAACAGGATGAGGGCTATGGCAACAGCCAGGGCACAGAGTCTTCCCTCTATGCCCATGGCTACCTCAAGGGCACCAAGGGCCCTGGCATCACTGGAACCAAAGGGGACCCCACCGGAGCGG gtcctgaggcctccctagagcCTGGGGCTGACTCTGTGTCGATGCAGGCTTTCTCTCGCGCCCAGCCTGGTGCTGCCCCTGGCATCTACCAACAATCAGCCGAGGCAAGCAGCAGCCAGGGCACTGCTGCCAACAGCCAG TCGTATACCATCATGTCACCCGCTGTGCTCAAATCTGAGCTCCAGAGCCCTACCCATCCTAGTTCTGCTCTCCCACCGGCCACCAGCCCCACTGCCCAGGAATCCTACAGCCAGTACC CTGTTCCCGATGTCTCCACCTACCAGTACGATGAGACCTCCGGCTACTACTATGACCCCCAGACCGGCCTCTACTATGACCCCAACTCCCAG TATTACTACAATGCTCAAAGCCAGCAGTACCTGTACTGGGATGGGGAGAGGCGGACCTATGTTCCCGCCCTGGAGCAGTCGGCTGATGGGCATAAGGAGACGGGGGCACCCTCGAAGGAGGgcaaagagaagaaggagaagcaCAAGACCAAGACAGCTCAACAG ATTGCCAAGGACATGGAACGCTGGGCCCGCagtctcaacaaacaaaaagaaaacttcaaaaatagtTTCCAGCCTATCAGCTCCCTGCGAGATGACGAGAGGCGGGAGTCGGCCACTGCAGATGCTGGCTATGCCATCCTCGAGAAGAAG GGAGCACTAGCCGAGAGACAGCACACCAGCATGGATCTCCCGAAATTGGCCAGTGACGACCGCCCA AGCCCTCCGAGAGGGCTGGTGGCAGCCTACAGCGGGGAGAGTGACAgtgaggaggagcaggagcgtggGGGCCCCGAGCGGGAGGAGAAGCTCACCGACTGGCAGAAGCTGGCCTGTCTGCTCTGCCGACGCCAGTTCCCCAGCAAAGAGGCGCTCATCCGGCACCAGCAGCTCTCAGGGCTCCACAAG CAAAACCTTGAGATTCACCGGCGAGCCCACTTGTCAGAAAACGAGCTAGAAGCACTAGAGAAGAATGACATGGAG CAAATGAAGTACCGGGACCGTGCAGCTGAACGCAGAGAGAAGTATGGCATCCCCGAGCCGCCAGAGCCCAAGAGGAGGAAGTACGGCGGCATATCCACAGCCTCCGT AGACTTCGAGCAGCCTACTCGGGACGGGCTGGGCAGTGACAACATTGGCAGTCGCATGCTCCAGGCCATGGGCTGGAAAGAGGGCAGCGGCCTGGGCCGCAAGAAGCAGGGCATTGTAACGCCCATCGAG GCCCAAACACGGGTGCGGGGCTCCGGCCTGGGTGCACGGGGCAGCTCCTACGGGGTCACCTCAACCGAGTCCTACAAGGAGACACTGCACAAGACAATGGTGACCCGCTTCAACGAGGCCCAGTGA